The Eurosta solidaginis isolate ZX-2024a chromosome 4, ASM4086904v1, whole genome shotgun sequence genome includes a window with the following:
- the LOC137249360 gene encoding uncharacterized protein isoform X1, translated as MALDIIRNKWTIIKEHTNMPKQLFMDILKFCIEENRYFKFNDTVYTQLRGMPMGSPASPVIADIIMEELLNNTIEKLVHKPRIMTKYVDDLFAIVKHDEIQNTLNALNTFHKNIKFTIEMEEEGKLSYLDSMVIKRDNQLKLIWYKKPTASGRLINFYSKHPKSMIMNTAMSCIRRMLQISDDVYHQEIRQEIFSLLKLNDFPENIIRTLIRRSMCAGNLEKSVTPKTFKSVIYVPQLSERLIKSNCYNNKQFRIAHKPCNTLKNMFNKTKSIIPPMEKSNVIYKIPCNGNNYEACRSIYVGTTKSKLKTRIAQHKSDMKHCHNLNNQKTALTAHCASSGHCPNFEKASVLQQQNHYRKRLTLEMLHIIHTPPDIRLNFKTDTINVAHLYRHLLTTKSTVQNSTPTRTDV; from the coding sequence ATGGCACTTGACATCATACGTAATAAATGGACGATTATAAAAGAACATACTAATATGCCCAAACAACTATTTATGGACATATTAAAGTTTTGTATCGAAGAAAACAGAtactttaaattcaatgacaCGGTTTATACACAATTAAGAGGTATGCCCATGGGATCGCCGGCATCTCCAGTTATCGCGGACATTATAATGGAAGAACTTTTGAACAATACGATTGAAAAATTAGTGCATAAACCAAGAATTATgacaaaatatgtggatgatTTATTCGCAATTGTAAAACATGATGAAATACAGAATACACTAAACGCgctgaacacttttcataaaaacataaagttcaccatagaaatggaagaagaaggaaaactatcttatttagactctatggttataaaaagagataaccagttaaaacttatatggtataagaaaccaactgcgtcagggcgactaataaatttttactctaaacacccgaagagtatgattatgaatacagcaatgagctGTATACGACGCATGCTACAGATATCAGACGATGTCTATCATCAAGAAATTAGACAAGAAATTTTTTCGCTACTCAAactaaatgattttcctgaaaatattataagGACATTAATAAGAAGATCGATGTGTGCAGGTAATCTAGAAAAATCCGTAACACCAAAAACGTTTAAATCGGTAATCTACGTACCTCAACTTTCAGAGCGTCTAATCAAGTCCAACTGTTACAACAATAAACAATTTAGAATAGCCCATAAACCCTGTAACACACTCAAAAACATGTTCAACAAAACCAAGTCCATAATACCTCCtatggaaaaaagcaacgtcatttacaaaattccgtgcaatggcaataactacgaagcatgcagaagtatttacgtaggcaccaccaaatcgaagttaaaaacgagaatagcacagcacaaatcggacatgaaacattgtcataatttaaataaccaaaaaactgcactaacagcccactgtgcatctagtggccactgtccgaactttgagaaagcgtcagtattacaacaacaaaatcactatagaaagagattaacactggaaatgttacacataatacatacaccaccagacatacgactaaacttcaaaacagacacgatcaacgtcgctcacttgtacagacacttactcacaacaaaatcgacagtacaaaactccacgccaacgcgaacggacgtttaa
- the LOC137249360 gene encoding uncharacterized protein isoform X2, protein MALDIIRNKWTIIKEHTNMPKQLFMDILKFCIEENRYFKFNDTVYTQLRGMPMGSPASPVIADIIMEELLNNTIEKLVHKPRIMTKYVDDLFAIVKHDEIQNTLNALNTFHKNIKFTIEMEEEGKLSYLDSMVIKRDNQLKLIWYKKPTASGRLINFYSKHPKSMIMNTAMSCIRRMLQISDDVYHQEIRQEIFSLLKLNDFPENIIRTLIRRSMCAERLIKSNCYNNKQFRIAHKPCNTLKNMFNKTKSIIPPMEKSNVIYKIPCNGNNYEACRSIYVGTTKSKLKTRIAQHKSDMKHCHNLNNQKTALTAHCASSGHCPNFEKASVLQQQNHYRKRLTLEMLHIIHTPPDIRLNFKTDTINVAHLYRHLLTTKSTVQNSTPTRTDV, encoded by the exons ATGGCACTTGACATCATACGTAATAAATGGACGATTATAAAAGAACATACTAATATGCCCAAACAACTATTTATGGACATATTAAAGTTTTGTATCGAAGAAAACAGAtactttaaattcaatgacaCGGTTTATACACAATTAAGAGGTATGCCCATGGGATCGCCGGCATCTCCAGTTATCGCGGACATTATAATGGAAGAACTTTTGAACAATACGATTGAAAAATTAGTGCATAAACCAAGAATTATgacaaaatatgtggatgatTTATTCGCAATTGTAAAACATGATGAAATACAGAATACACTAAACGCgctgaacacttttcataaaaacataaagttcaccatagaaatggaagaagaaggaaaactatcttatttagactctatggttataaaaagagataaccagttaaaacttatatggtataagaaaccaactgcgtcagggcgactaataaatttttactctaaacacccgaagagtatgattatgaatacagcaatgagctGTATACGACGCATGCTACAGATATCAGACGATGTCTATCATCAAGAAATTAGACAAGAAATTTTTTCGCTACTCAAactaaatgattttcctgaaaatattataagGACATTAATAAGAAGATCGATGTGTGCAG AGCGTCTAATCAAGTCCAACTGTTACAACAATAAACAATTTAGAATAGCCCATAAACCCTGTAACACACTCAAAAACATGTTCAACAAAACCAAGTCCATAATACCTCCtatggaaaaaagcaacgtcatttacaaaattccgtgcaatggcaataactacgaagcatgcagaagtatttacgtaggcaccaccaaatcgaagttaaaaacgagaatagcacagcacaaatcggacatgaaacattgtcataatttaaataaccaaaaaactgcactaacagcccactgtgcatctagtggccactgtccgaactttgagaaagcgtcagtattacaacaacaaaatcactatagaaagagattaacactggaaatgttacacataatacatacaccaccagacatacgactaaacttcaaaacagacacgatcaacgtcgctcacttgtacagacacttactcacaacaaaatcgacagtacaaaactccacgccaacgcgaacggacgtttaa